TGCCGATATAAGACGATTTTCGAGCAAATCGATATTCTCGTTTTCTTTGGCTGACACAAATAAATATTCTGCATCGGGTATTGTAATCGCGAATTGCTTTTTATCTTCTTTCATTTTGTCATCGGCCTGATCGGACTTGTTAAAAACCAATATAAGTTTTTTATCTTCACTACGGGATAAAATATTTTCGGCAAGAGAATATAAATTTTCAAAAGGCTGTGTCGTATCTATCACCCACAAGACAATACGAGCCTGATTGAGTTTCCGATAAGTAAGTTCAATCCCCATGTTCTCTATTTTATCCTGAGTATCACGTATTCCGGCCGTATCGATAAATCGAAAAGTAACGCCCCGCAAGTTTATCGTATCCTCTATTACATCCCGGGTAGTTCCATGTATTTCCGACACGAGTGCACGTTCTTCATGTAATAAACGGTTCAACAGAGTAGATTTTCCGGCATTCGTTTCTCCGATAATAGCAGTCGGTATGCCGTTTTTTATAGCATTACCCATGTCGAAAGATTCGATGAGCTTTTCTATGGTATTTTCAATTCGGGATGCCAATTGAGTCAAATGTTCCCGGTCGGCAAACTCAACTTCTTCTTCACTAAAATCAAGCTCGAGTTCGATCAGTGAAGCAAAATCGAGTAATTTCTCTCTTAATGCCCCCAGTTCCCGGCTAAAACCACCACGCATTTGATTCATAGCTAACCGATGGGCAGCGGCAGAAGAAGAAGCGATAAGATCGGCAACAGCCTCAGCTTGCGAAAGATCCATTTTCCCATTTGCAAATGCCCGACGCGTAAACTCTCCGGCATCTGCCATGCGGCATCCTTGTCTGAGTAGCAATGAGATAATCTGCTGTTGTATGTATAACGAACCATGACACGATATCTCGACTACATCTTCGGCCGTATAAGAATGAGGTTTACGAAATAACGAAACAACGACTTCATCGATAATATTTCCCGTCTCATCCCTTACTTCCCCATAAATAAGGGTATGGGATTTACGACTGACTAAAGGCATATCATTAACTCCCGAAGCACGAAATACTCGATCGGCAATCTCGATCGCATCAGGTCCGCTGACACGTATTACGGCAATGCCTCCTACCCCGGCAGCGGTCGAAACAGCACATATTGTATCGTCTATTCGATTCATTTTCTTATTTTATTTAACTGATTACAATTTCCATTCGCCAATATCGTAAGAAGATTCTAACTTTTCTTCTACCTCATCGGGCAAACGAGAGAAAAAATCGATACCAGTAAGTTCTTCCACGCTATCGATAGAAACGGCATATTCAGCAGGTTCCCCCTCTTCTTTTTTATTATCGAATATAAAGCCAATACCTTTGGGATGTTTTGCATAAGGAGTCAATACAACCTTAAAAAATCCATGTGGTACCTTAACCTTATTTTTTCCTATCGTTTTATCGTTTTTACCGGCCAACGGACCACAAACGACGAGCACACAACTGTCTTTCCGGGCCCGATCACGTATTTTTTCCTCAAGATTTTTCCATACCCCCCTATTCAGCCCCGGATGTTGAGGACAAATATTCGTAAAATA
The window above is part of the Coprobacter tertius genome. Proteins encoded here:
- the mnmE gene encoding tRNA uridine-5-carboxymethylaminomethyl(34) synthesis GTPase MnmE produces the protein MNRIDDTICAVSTAAGVGGIAVIRVSGPDAIEIADRVFRASGVNDMPLVSRKSHTLIYGEVRDETGNIIDEVVVSLFRKPHSYTAEDVVEISCHGSLYIQQQIISLLLRQGCRMADAGEFTRRAFANGKMDLSQAEAVADLIASSSAAAHRLAMNQMRGGFSRELGALREKLLDFASLIELELDFSEEEVEFADREHLTQLASRIENTIEKLIESFDMGNAIKNGIPTAIIGETNAGKSTLLNRLLHEERALVSEIHGTTRDVIEDTINLRGVTFRFIDTAGIRDTQDKIENMGIELTYRKLNQARIVLWVIDTTQPFENLYSLAENILSRSEDKKLILVFNKSDQADDKMKEDKKQFAITIPDAEYLFVSAKENENIDLLENRLISAAQLPKTGTDDVIVTNARHYDALTKAYNAIKRIQEGLRSGLSGDFLSQDIRECMHYLGEITGEISTDDILGNIFSKFCIGK